Proteins from a single region of Phaeacidiphilus oryzae TH49:
- a CDS encoding type 2 periplasmic-binding domain-containing protein, whose amino-acid sequence MPQTGDTAREAAAAKLVQCLNSPAEQLKMAEERDTVPTRTDVAAQFARQTPAMRTFVEMLPSLRARTGELGPKWPATATQIYNAIQTALTGGGTPMEALKQAKHG is encoded by the coding sequence GTGCCGCAGACCGGCGACACCGCCCGCGAGGCCGCCGCCGCCAAGCTGGTGCAGTGCCTCAACTCGCCCGCCGAGCAGCTGAAGATGGCCGAGGAGCGGGACACCGTCCCCACCAGGACCGACGTCGCCGCGCAGTTCGCCCGGCAGACCCCGGCCATGCGGACCTTCGTGGAGATGCTGCCCTCCTTGCGGGCGCGCACCGGGGAGCTCGGCCCCAAGTGGCCGGCCACCGCCACCCAGATCTACAACGCCATCCAGACCGCGCTGACCGGAGGCGGCACTCCGATGGAGGCCCTCAAGCAGGCGAAGCATGGCTGA
- a CDS encoding carbohydrate ABC transporter permease, giving the protein MAEAGTSPGILGGTTSRRAGAWSPRARIRYLETGFLLPAVLYLLLFFGYPVVKNVLTGFQRYTTKTFYTGQAPWTGVANYSAVLGSSVFGRVLLNTLLFTAGSLAGQFLLGLALAVFFRRRFPLSGLLRSLLLLPWLIPLIASSAVWRWILDEDNGALNRALAGLHLSAAHPGWLTSPSLALVAVVGVNIWIGIPFNTTILYGGLQEIPEELYEAAALDGATGWRAFRHVTWPLLRPVVTVVLVLGSVYTLKVLDIILGLTHGGPANATQTLATQAYNLSFQQFDFGQGAALGNLLLLLSLLFAILYLRASRRAASE; this is encoded by the coding sequence ATGGCTGAGGCCGGGACCTCCCCCGGCATCCTCGGGGGGACGACCAGCAGGCGCGCCGGAGCCTGGAGCCCGCGGGCGCGCATCAGGTACCTGGAGACCGGTTTCCTGTTGCCCGCAGTGCTGTACCTGCTGCTGTTCTTCGGGTACCCGGTGGTCAAGAACGTGCTCACCGGCTTCCAGCGGTACACCACCAAGACCTTCTACACCGGCCAGGCGCCCTGGACGGGGGTGGCGAACTACTCGGCGGTGCTGGGCTCTTCGGTGTTCGGCCGGGTGCTGCTGAACACCCTGCTGTTCACGGCGGGCTCGCTGGCCGGGCAGTTCCTGCTCGGCCTGGCGCTGGCGGTGTTCTTCCGGCGGCGGTTCCCGCTCAGCGGGCTGCTGCGCTCGCTGCTCCTGCTGCCCTGGCTGATCCCGCTGATCGCCTCCTCGGCGGTGTGGCGGTGGATCCTGGACGAGGACAACGGCGCCCTCAACCGGGCCCTTGCCGGACTACACCTGAGCGCCGCCCACCCGGGCTGGCTGACCAGCCCGTCGCTGGCACTGGTCGCGGTGGTCGGGGTGAACATCTGGATCGGCATCCCGTTCAACACCACCATCCTCTACGGCGGCCTCCAGGAGATCCCCGAGGAGTTGTACGAGGCGGCGGCGCTGGACGGCGCGACCGGCTGGCGCGCCTTCCGGCACGTCACCTGGCCGCTGCTGCGCCCGGTGGTCACCGTGGTGCTGGTGCTCGGCAGCGTCTACACCCTCAAGGTGCTCGACATCATCCTGGGCCTCACCCACGGCGGCCCCGCCAACGCCACGCAGACCTTGGCCACCCAGGCCTACAACCTGAGCTTCCAGCAGTTCGACTTCGGGCAGGGAGCCGCACTCGGCAACCTCCTGCTCCTCCTCTCGCTGCTGTTCGCGATCCTCTACCTGCGCGCCAGCCGGCGTGCGGCGAGCGAGTGA
- a CDS encoding carbohydrate ABC transporter permease — MTISATPISATTARRPAVRRGWRYTALGIVLLAVLLFPLYWMLNVSLQPSGSAVGTPWIPLHPSFGGYARALSQQGGHLLISLVIALGSVLLSLAVAAPAAYALAQFRFRWASAVLFGILISQMVPGIVVANALYSAYNDLRLLNSVIGLILADSGLGIPFAILVMRAFMGRLPASVVEAAQVDGAGPIRAFCSVVLPMSRNALITAGLFTFLFAWGDFLFALTLTTTDAVRPVTLGIYQYIGSYVNDWSTVMATAVLASIPAVLLLVIAQRYVAAGISGGAVK; from the coding sequence ATGACCATCAGCGCCACGCCGATCAGCGCCACCACCGCGCGCCGCCCCGCCGTCCGGCGCGGCTGGCGGTACACCGCACTGGGGATCGTGCTGCTCGCGGTACTGCTCTTCCCGCTGTACTGGATGCTCAACGTCTCGCTGCAGCCCAGCGGTTCGGCCGTCGGCACGCCGTGGATCCCGCTGCACCCGAGCTTCGGCGGCTACGCCAGGGCGCTGAGTCAGCAGGGCGGGCACCTGCTGATCAGCCTGGTGATCGCGCTGGGCAGCGTACTGCTGAGCCTGGCGGTGGCCGCGCCCGCGGCGTACGCGCTGGCTCAGTTCCGGTTCCGCTGGGCATCGGCGGTGCTCTTCGGCATCCTGATCAGCCAGATGGTCCCGGGCATCGTGGTGGCCAACGCCCTGTACAGCGCATACAACGACCTGCGGCTGCTCAACTCGGTGATCGGACTGATCCTGGCCGACTCGGGGCTCGGCATCCCCTTCGCGATCCTGGTGATGCGGGCCTTCATGGGACGCCTGCCGGCCTCGGTGGTGGAGGCCGCCCAGGTGGACGGAGCCGGGCCGATCCGGGCCTTCTGCTCGGTGGTGCTGCCGATGAGCCGCAATGCGCTGATCACGGCGGGTCTCTTCACCTTCCTCTTCGCCTGGGGGGACTTCCTGTTCGCCCTGACCCTGACCACGACCGACGCCGTGCGTCCGGTGACGCTCGGCATCTACCAGTACATCGGCTCGTATGTGAACGACTGGAGCACGGTGATGGCGACGGCGGTGCTGGCCTCGATACCGGCCGTGCTGCTGCTGGTGATCGCGCAGCGCTATGTCGCCGCGGGGATCTCCGGAGGGGCCGTCAAGTAG
- a CDS encoding ThuA domain-containing protein, which produces MSEFASERAQRPIRVTVWGENRHEQLEEKVAKIYPHGMHAAVAEGITENLGRGARVRTATLDDPEHGLTEEVLAETDVLTWWGHAAHAEVADEVVERVHRHVLEGLGLVVLHSGHWSKLFMKLMGTTCTLRWRSEHDRELVWTVDPTHPIARGIPHPMIIEEDEMYGEFFDIPAPDELVFLSTFSGGEVFRSGCCFRRGHGKIFYFRPGDQDYPTYHHEGVRRVIANAVEWAKTDRPERTLPTLLRYETGDFYRGRGYTGPMDNQAAAQGPQA; this is translated from the coding sequence GTGAGCGAGTTCGCCAGTGAGCGCGCACAGCGTCCCATCCGGGTCACCGTATGGGGGGAGAACCGGCACGAGCAGCTCGAGGAGAAGGTCGCGAAGATCTACCCGCACGGGATGCACGCCGCCGTCGCGGAGGGCATCACCGAGAACCTCGGCCGGGGTGCGCGGGTGCGCACCGCCACCCTGGACGACCCCGAACACGGCCTCACCGAGGAGGTGCTGGCCGAAACCGACGTGCTCACCTGGTGGGGGCATGCCGCGCACGCCGAGGTCGCGGATGAGGTGGTGGAGCGGGTGCACCGGCACGTACTGGAGGGGCTGGGCCTGGTCGTGCTGCACTCCGGGCACTGGTCGAAGCTGTTCATGAAGCTGATGGGCACCACCTGCACGCTCCGCTGGCGCAGCGAGCACGACCGCGAGCTGGTGTGGACGGTCGACCCCACCCACCCCATCGCGCGCGGCATCCCGCATCCGATGATCATCGAGGAGGACGAGATGTACGGGGAGTTCTTCGACATCCCCGCCCCCGACGAGCTGGTCTTCCTGTCCACCTTCTCTGGCGGCGAGGTCTTCCGCAGTGGCTGCTGCTTCCGGCGCGGGCACGGGAAGATCTTCTACTTCCGCCCCGGCGACCAGGACTACCCGACCTACCACCACGAGGGCGTCCGCAGGGTCATCGCCAACGCGGTGGAGTGGGCCAAGACCGATCGCCCGGAGCGCACCCTGCCGACCCTGCTCCGCTACGAGACCGGGGACTTCTACCGCGGGCGCGGCTACACCGGGCCGATGGACAACCAGGCCGCGGCGCAGGGACCGCAGGCGTGA
- a CDS encoding Gfo/Idh/MocA family protein, producing the protein MAPVRVLCVGAGAMGRAWLRVLQDSAEAELVGVVDLDPAVAREAVVGLGRPGLPFGTDLLALAADTGAEAVVDVTVPAAHHPVTTAALFAGLPVLGEKPAAQTLAQALSLAATAEVTGELFMVSQSRRWNPQVFALRAMARELGTIGTMSHEFFRAPRFGGFRDRMAHPLLVDMAIHPFDTARFLLDAEPVAVNCQEWNPSWSWYAGAASASALFEMEGGARFAYNGSWCAPGAETSWNGEWRISGERGSARWDGEREPELRAEPAEPASGHSPYPVAAGGLAGALEAFCGALRAGGGAGGGGRQVGIRPMGEVHENAMSLAMVEAAVESAANGGRRVLLDAVLEHAHASALSAESHPAVREALKSWPTTLAALAPRAGAPRGGVGGSP; encoded by the coding sequence GTGGCCCCGGTGCGGGTGCTCTGCGTGGGCGCCGGGGCGATGGGGCGGGCGTGGCTCAGGGTGCTCCAGGACTCAGCGGAGGCCGAACTCGTCGGCGTGGTGGACCTGGACCCGGCGGTCGCACGCGAAGCGGTCGTCGGGCTCGGCAGGCCCGGACTCCCGTTCGGGACCGACCTGCTGGCGCTCGCCGCGGACACCGGCGCCGAGGCGGTGGTGGATGTGACCGTTCCGGCCGCCCACCACCCGGTGACCACCGCGGCGCTCTTCGCGGGCCTGCCCGTGCTCGGCGAGAAGCCGGCCGCGCAGACCCTGGCCCAGGCGCTGTCGCTGGCCGCCACCGCCGAGGTGACCGGCGAGCTGTTCATGGTCAGCCAGTCGCGGCGCTGGAACCCCCAGGTCTTCGCGCTCCGGGCGATGGCCCGTGAGCTGGGAACGATCGGCACGATGAGCCACGAGTTCTTCCGCGCGCCGAGGTTCGGCGGCTTCCGCGACCGGATGGCGCACCCGCTGCTGGTGGATATGGCCATCCACCCCTTCGACACCGCCCGCTTCCTGCTGGACGCGGAGCCGGTCGCCGTCAACTGCCAGGAGTGGAACCCCTCCTGGAGCTGGTACGCGGGGGCCGCCTCGGCCTCGGCGCTGTTCGAGATGGAGGGCGGCGCCCGGTTCGCCTACAACGGCAGCTGGTGCGCGCCCGGCGCCGAGACCTCGTGGAACGGCGAGTGGAGGATCAGTGGCGAGCGGGGCAGCGCCCGCTGGGACGGTGAGCGGGAGCCCGAACTGCGGGCGGAGCCGGCCGAGCCGGCGTCCGGCCACTCGCCGTACCCGGTCGCCGCGGGAGGCCTCGCCGGGGCCCTTGAGGCGTTCTGCGGGGCACTGCGGGCAGGCGGGGGCGCGGGCGGCGGCGGGCGGCAGGTCGGCATCCGCCCCATGGGCGAGGTGCACGAGAACGCCATGAGCCTCGCCATGGTCGAGGCCGCGGTGGAGTCTGCGGCGAACGGCGGCCGAAGGGTGCTGCTGGACGCCGTGCTCGAGCACGCACACGCCTCCGCCCTGAGCGCCGAGTCCCACCCCGCCGTGCGCGAGGCGCTCAAGTCCTGGCCCACCACCCTCGCAGCGCTGGCGCCCCGGGCCGGCGCGCCGCGCGGCGGTGTCGGCGGTAGCCCCTAG
- a CDS encoding LLM class flavin-dependent oxidoreductase, whose translation MDIGVLLPTATAQQGPADDPRELVAFARRAEHLGFSSLFVNDSLISPRIEALTMLAALAPTTQTVTLGTAALMPFLRRPVQTAQSLGSIDVLSGGRLTVAVGAGFPGRFGRPLYTLSELPWERRFARLDETVALWRALWNGAASFHGEILHFDDIPPTTRPFQAGGPPLWLAGATPAALARTGRKYDGWLPYPPDPADYASGLRQVRQAAADAGRAAQDITPALFITVRIDDRPESGRRALDAYARATYGMPLEELERIQAVATGNADHVLHRLERYAAAGVQHVVARLGALDLPSQRDQLEQIADLIPALRKATSHATAPEGSPARPGGCRVRGDEIRSGGL comes from the coding sequence ATGGACATCGGTGTACTGCTTCCGACCGCAACCGCCCAGCAGGGCCCGGCCGACGACCCCCGCGAGCTGGTCGCCTTCGCCCGCCGGGCCGAACACCTGGGCTTCTCCTCGCTCTTCGTCAACGACTCCCTGATCAGCCCGCGCATCGAAGCGCTCACCATGCTGGCCGCGCTCGCCCCGACGACGCAGACCGTGACACTGGGTACGGCGGCGCTGATGCCGTTCCTGCGTCGGCCGGTCCAGACCGCGCAGTCGCTCGGGTCGATCGACGTGCTGTCCGGTGGCCGACTCACCGTGGCCGTCGGCGCCGGCTTCCCCGGCCGCTTCGGGCGGCCCCTCTACACGCTGTCCGAGCTGCCGTGGGAGAGGCGCTTCGCCCGCCTGGACGAGACCGTCGCGCTGTGGCGGGCCCTGTGGAACGGCGCCGCATCCTTCCACGGCGAGATCCTCCACTTCGATGACATCCCGCCCACGACCAGGCCCTTCCAGGCCGGCGGCCCGCCCCTCTGGCTCGCCGGCGCGACCCCGGCAGCGCTGGCCCGCACCGGCCGCAAGTACGACGGATGGCTGCCCTACCCGCCCGACCCCGCGGACTACGCATCCGGCCTCCGCCAGGTCCGCCAGGCCGCGGCCGACGCCGGGCGCGCGGCCCAGGACATCACCCCCGCGCTGTTCATCACGGTCCGGATCGACGACCGGCCCGAGAGTGGGCGCCGGGCACTGGACGCCTACGCCCGCGCCACCTACGGCATGCCCCTGGAGGAGCTGGAGAGGATCCAGGCCGTGGCCACCGGCAACGCCGACCACGTGCTCCACCGTCTGGAACGGTACGCCGCTGCCGGCGTCCAACACGTCGTCGCCCGACTCGGCGCCCTGGACCTCCCCTCCCAACGCGACCAACTCGAACAGATCGCAGACCTCATCCCCGCCCTCCGGAAGGCAACCAGCCACGCCACCGCCCCGGAAGGCTCCCCAGCCCGACCCGGAGGCTGTCGCGTCAGGGGAGACGAGATCCGCTCAGGGGGTTTGTAG
- a CDS encoding helix-turn-helix domain-containing protein — protein sequence MDFPRALRERRTRRHLSQLDLALRAGTTQRHVSFIESGRSVPGRNMVVRLAESLELPLRERNDLLLAAGYAPAYPEHALEDPVLAPVRTAIGHILHGHLPYPALVVDRGGDLIAANSAFDLITEGAAAELVGPGTNVYRLALHPDGLAPRIRNLAEWARHVLARLGDLEELRTELAGYVPQLEPSAGLLGFAVPLRLLTSYGELRLMTTVTTFATAVDVTLAELKLEAFLPADPATAAALTAAAGARGACAAADRAPESL from the coding sequence GTGGACTTTCCTCGGGCGCTTCGCGAACGGCGTACCCGCCGGCATCTCAGCCAGCTCGACCTCGCGCTTCGGGCGGGCACCACGCAGCGCCATGTCAGCTTCATCGAATCGGGGAGGTCCGTCCCCGGCCGGAACATGGTCGTGCGCCTGGCCGAGTCCCTGGAACTGCCCTTGCGGGAGCGCAACGACCTGCTGCTGGCCGCGGGGTACGCACCCGCCTACCCCGAGCACGCCCTGGAGGACCCGGTGCTGGCTCCCGTGCGCACGGCGATCGGCCATATCCTCCACGGCCATCTCCCGTACCCGGCGCTGGTGGTGGACCGCGGCGGTGACCTGATCGCCGCGAACTCCGCATTCGACCTGATCACCGAGGGGGCGGCCGCCGAGCTGGTCGGCCCGGGCACGAACGTCTACCGCCTTGCGCTGCATCCCGACGGCCTGGCTCCCCGCATCCGCAACCTCGCCGAATGGGCCCGCCACGTCCTGGCCCGGCTGGGCGACCTGGAAGAGCTGCGTACCGAGCTCGCCGGGTACGTTCCGCAGCTGGAGCCGTCCGCGGGGCTCCTGGGTTTCGCTGTGCCTCTGCGCCTGCTCACCTCCTATGGTGAGCTGCGTCTGATGACGACCGTGACCACCTTTGCCACCGCCGTCGATGTCACCCTTGCCGAGCTGAAGCTGGAGGCCTTCCTGCCGGCGGACCCGGCGACGGCCGCGGCCCTGACGGCGGCCGCCGGGGCGAGGGGCGCCTGTGCTGCTGCGGATCGGGCCCCGGAGAGCCTGTGA
- a CDS encoding sensor histidine kinase, whose translation MTIPASLRRSALRARRDSGFLAAGVLPHLALVPVWAWAATTTAETGNWPLTVPLSVGLALFGAPVLTGVQRARYRMLLGVDVPRPAPTRNRTRSRTPARTGPGQRTWAWTARRLVATRPWRGICYHLLLGPLLVLLELLVLAAAAAGLAGALAYAWAWALPTGIRQDWFGYLTRLPAYTAAGLLLLCALPWSARAVARVESRLALGLLGPSRAQRLQQRVDQLAVSRSDLIEAVDAERRRIERDLHDGTQQRLVSLAVNLGLALATRPDLPDDDREVIAKAHLEAKEAIAELNDLVRGLHPAVLEDRGLDAALSGLAARTPLPVRLRVDLEGRVAPHVESVAYFVVSEALTNATKHARAMRAEVMVRQVGEVLRVRVTDDGLGGADATAGTGLTGLARRVGSLDGAFHVSSPVGGPTTLTAELPCAR comes from the coding sequence ATGACGATTCCAGCGTCGCTGCGACGCTCGGCCCTTCGGGCGCGGCGGGACAGCGGGTTTCTCGCCGCTGGTGTGCTGCCGCACCTGGCGTTGGTGCCCGTGTGGGCCTGGGCTGCGACGACTACCGCCGAGACGGGGAACTGGCCCCTGACGGTACCCCTCTCGGTCGGGCTGGCCCTGTTCGGTGCCCCGGTGCTGACGGGTGTCCAGCGGGCGCGCTACCGGATGCTCCTCGGCGTGGACGTCCCCCGGCCCGCCCCTACCCGGAACCGGACCCGGAGCCGGACCCCCGCCCGCACCGGCCCGGGGCAGCGGACATGGGCCTGGACGGCTCGGCGGCTGGTGGCGACGCGGCCGTGGCGCGGGATCTGCTACCACCTCCTGCTGGGCCCCCTGCTCGTCCTGCTGGAGCTGCTGGTACTCGCGGCGGCGGCGGCAGGCCTGGCGGGCGCGCTCGCCTATGCCTGGGCATGGGCGCTGCCCACCGGAATCCGCCAGGACTGGTTCGGCTACCTGACCCGACTGCCGGCCTACACGGCGGCCGGACTCCTCCTGCTGTGCGCCCTGCCCTGGAGCGCGCGGGCGGTGGCCCGGGTCGAGTCACGGCTGGCGTTGGGCCTGCTGGGGCCCAGCCGGGCGCAGCGGCTCCAGCAGCGGGTCGATCAGCTGGCGGTGAGCCGGAGCGACTTGATCGAGGCCGTCGACGCCGAGCGCCGACGGATCGAGCGCGATCTCCACGACGGCACCCAGCAGCGGTTGGTGTCCCTCGCGGTCAACCTGGGGCTGGCCCTGGCCACCCGCCCGGACCTGCCGGACGATGACCGCGAGGTGATCGCGAAAGCGCACCTGGAGGCGAAGGAGGCGATCGCCGAACTCAACGACCTGGTACGGGGCCTCCATCCGGCCGTTCTCGAAGACCGAGGCCTGGACGCGGCCCTGTCCGGGCTCGCCGCCCGCACGCCCCTGCCGGTGCGGCTGCGGGTGGATCTGGAGGGGCGGGTGGCTCCCCACGTGGAGTCGGTCGCCTACTTCGTGGTCTCCGAGGCGCTGACCAACGCGACGAAGCACGCCCGCGCGATGCGCGCGGAGGTGATGGTGCGTCAGGTCGGGGAGGTGCTGCGGGTGCGCGTCACCGACGACGGGCTGGGCGGCGCCGACGCCACCGCCGGCACGGGACTGACCGGGCTGGCCCGGCGGGTCGGCTCCCTGGACGGGGCCTTCCACGTCAGCAGCCCCGTCGGCGGGCCCACCACCCTCACCGCGGAGCTGCCGTGCGCGCGGTGA
- a CDS encoding response regulator, translated as MRAVIAEDSVLLRVGLVKVLQMGGFQVAAETGDAEGLLAAVGEHRPHLALIDVRMPPGFTDEGVRAALEIRRRWPGTPVVLLSQYVEERYAADLLSAHTSGVGYLLKQRVADVADFVAAVRRVADGGTALDPQVVAQLLLRRESDPLARLTPREREVLGLMAEGRSNAGIAQALVVGESAVAKHINNIFAKLDLPVVDADHRRVLAVLRFLAASGPRHSPP; from the coding sequence GTGCGCGCGGTGATCGCCGAGGACTCGGTGCTGTTGCGCGTTGGCCTGGTCAAGGTGCTTCAGATGGGCGGCTTCCAGGTCGCGGCGGAGACCGGCGACGCCGAGGGGCTCTTGGCGGCGGTGGGCGAGCACCGGCCGCACCTCGCCTTGATCGACGTGCGGATGCCGCCCGGATTCACCGACGAGGGGGTGCGGGCGGCGCTGGAGATCCGCCGGCGCTGGCCCGGGACGCCGGTGGTGCTGCTGTCGCAGTACGTGGAGGAGCGGTACGCGGCCGACCTGTTGTCCGCGCACACCAGCGGGGTGGGCTACCTCCTCAAGCAGCGGGTCGCCGACGTCGCCGACTTCGTGGCGGCGGTCCGGCGGGTGGCGGACGGGGGCACGGCCCTGGACCCGCAGGTCGTCGCCCAGCTGCTGCTGCGGCGCGAGAGCGACCCGCTCGCGCGGCTCACCCCCCGCGAACGGGAGGTGCTGGGCCTGATGGCCGAGGGGCGCTCCAACGCCGGCATCGCGCAGGCGCTGGTGGTCGGCGAGAGCGCCGTGGCCAAGCACATCAACAACATCTTCGCCAAGCTCGACCTGCCGGTGGTCGACGCGGACCACCGCCGCGTCCTGGCCGTGCTGCGGTTCCTCGCAGCGTCCGGACCGCGCCATTCCCCTCCGTGA
- a CDS encoding GNAT family N-acetyltransferase — protein MGEPAEILTCGPVELRRWRLGDLDALDRAILESREHLLPWMPWAADCGREQTAAFLARNQEEWAGGQAFGYAITLEGAVVGSCSLMRRIAEGGLEIGYWVHPRWTRRGLASHAATALVCQGLDLPGVDHFEIHHDAANLASGAVARRLGFVQVARVAAPEGPAAPGEVGVDIIWRLTTDQWHAGTAERG, from the coding sequence ATGGGAGAACCTGCCGAGATCCTGACGTGCGGCCCGGTGGAGTTGCGGCGGTGGCGCTTGGGTGATCTGGACGCCCTGGACCGGGCGATCCTGGAGTCACGGGAGCATCTGCTGCCCTGGATGCCGTGGGCTGCCGACTGCGGCAGAGAGCAGACGGCGGCCTTCCTGGCGCGCAACCAGGAGGAGTGGGCCGGCGGCCAGGCTTTCGGCTATGCGATCACCCTTGAGGGGGCGGTCGTCGGCAGTTGCAGCCTGATGCGTCGCATCGCCGAGGGCGGCCTTGAGATCGGCTACTGGGTCCATCCCCGGTGGACTCGACGGGGTCTGGCCTCGCACGCCGCCACCGCCCTGGTCTGCCAGGGCCTGGACCTGCCCGGCGTCGACCACTTCGAGATCCATCACGACGCCGCCAACCTGGCCAGCGGCGCCGTCGCCCGCCGCTTGGGTTTCGTCCAGGTCGCACGCGTGGCTGCTCCCGAGGGGCCCGCCGCGCCCGGTGAGGTGGGCGTCGACATCATCTGGCGCCTGACCACCGACCAATGGCACGCGGGCACGGCAGAACGAGGGTGA
- a CDS encoding aldo/keto reductase, with amino-acid sequence MTGHDEPGRSAQADPLPRVPLGRSAAWTTPLAFGGAGVGNLFRAIDDAEAAAVLECAWDQGIRTYDTAPHYGLGLSERRLGNALRARPRDAYTLSTKVGRLLEPVPGPHDDDDDLANGFAVPATHRRRWDFSADGVRRSLEDSLGRLGLDRIDIVYLHDPDDHERQALDEAYPALEQLRSEGVVKAIGVGMNQSAMPARFVRDTDIDVVLLAGRYTLLDRSAEADLLPQALRRGVSIMAGGVFNSGLLADPRPDAPYDYAAPPELLLRRALRLQEICAEHGLPLRAAAARFPLRHPAVAGTLLGLSSVREVIDATTQFRRPIPDASWRSLAAVGPTGPPPDDVSF; translated from the coding sequence GTGACCGGACACGACGAACCCGGGCGATCGGCCCAGGCCGACCCGCTCCCCCGCGTCCCACTCGGCCGCTCCGCCGCCTGGACCACCCCGCTCGCCTTCGGCGGCGCGGGGGTCGGCAACCTTTTCCGGGCAATCGACGACGCGGAGGCCGCGGCCGTCCTGGAGTGCGCCTGGGACCAGGGCATCCGCACCTACGACACGGCCCCGCACTACGGACTCGGCCTCTCCGAGCGCCGCCTGGGCAACGCGCTGCGCGCCCGCCCCCGCGACGCGTACACGCTCTCCACCAAGGTCGGCCGACTCCTCGAACCGGTCCCCGGCCCGCACGACGACGATGACGACCTCGCCAACGGCTTCGCCGTGCCGGCAACCCACCGACGCCGCTGGGACTTCAGCGCCGACGGCGTACGCCGCAGCCTGGAGGACAGCCTCGGCCGGCTCGGCCTGGACCGCATCGACATCGTCTACCTGCACGACCCGGACGACCATGAGCGGCAGGCCCTCGACGAGGCCTATCCGGCGCTGGAACAACTGCGCTCCGAAGGCGTCGTCAAGGCCATCGGCGTCGGCATGAACCAGTCCGCGATGCCCGCCCGCTTCGTCCGGGACACCGACATCGACGTGGTCCTCCTCGCCGGCCGCTACACCCTCCTCGACCGCAGCGCAGAGGCCGATCTACTCCCCCAGGCGTTGAGGCGGGGCGTGTCCATCATGGCCGGCGGCGTCTTCAACTCCGGACTCCTCGCCGACCCCCGCCCGGACGCGCCGTACGACTACGCGGCACCGCCCGAGCTTCTGCTGCGCCGGGCCCTGCGCCTCCAGGAGATCTGCGCGGAGCACGGTCTGCCGCTGCGCGCCGCGGCCGCCCGCTTCCCCCTCCGCCACCCGGCCGTCGCCGGCACCCTCCTCGGATTGAGCAGCGTCAGAGAGGTCATCGACGCAACGACCCAGTTCCGCAGGCCCATCCCCGACGCGTCGTGGCGGAGTCTGGCGGCGGTCGGCCCAACGGGACCGCCGCCCGATGACGTGTCCTTCTGA